One window of Halonatronomonas betaini genomic DNA carries:
- a CDS encoding aldo/keto reductase encodes MRDRRSFLKDMLARTYNLNSKKRVLGKTGEEINLISLGGEITVADSEKQEEAIEIINRAIDLGVNYIDTAPAYKDGDSESNIGKVMKNRRDEVFLASKTHKRSYSGTMELIERSLNRLQTDYLDLYQVHNVRTEEDLSEMFSKDGVIKALEELKDQGVIRNLGITGHKDPEILLKGIQEFDFDTALISMNAADIHYKPFQEVLLEELIERNIGIIGMKTLGRGKLVPEGGLDSIKEALYYVWSLPLTTTIIGIGSIEELEENIELAREFEPLSVDEMVEIEAKTEKFEEKGNFFKYDW; translated from the coding sequence ATGAGAGATAGAAGAAGTTTTTTAAAGGATATGCTGGCCCGGACTTATAATCTGAATTCAAAGAAAAGGGTTCTTGGTAAAACTGGAGAAGAGATCAATCTAATAAGTCTTGGTGGAGAGATAACTGTTGCAGATTCAGAAAAGCAGGAAGAAGCAATTGAAATAATAAATAGGGCTATTGATTTAGGTGTTAATTATATTGATACAGCCCCGGCATATAAAGATGGCGATAGTGAATCAAATATTGGAAAGGTAATGAAAAATAGAAGAGACGAGGTTTTTCTGGCCAGCAAGACCCATAAGCGGAGTTATTCAGGTACAATGGAATTGATTGAAAGATCATTGAATAGGTTGCAGACTGATTATCTGGATCTCTATCAGGTTCATAATGTGAGAACTGAAGAGGATTTATCAGAAATGTTTTCTAAGGATGGAGTTATTAAAGCTCTTGAAGAATTAAAAGATCAGGGTGTTATTAGAAACTTAGGAATAACTGGTCATAAAGATCCTGAGATATTATTAAAGGGTATTCAGGAATTTGATTTTGATACTGCTTTGATTTCTATGAATGCTGCAGATATTCATTATAAACCTTTTCAGGAAGTTTTGCTAGAAGAATTAATTGAAAGAAATATTGGGATTATTGGCATGAAAACTCTTGGGAGAGGTAAATTAGTTCCTGAGGGTGGACTGGATTCTATTAAAGAAGCTTTATATTATGTCTGGAGCCTTCCTCTTACGACAACTATTATCGGTATTGGGAGTATTGAAGAGCTTGAAGAAAATATTGAGCTTGCTAGAGAATTTGAACCGCTATCTGTAGATGAGATGGTTGAGATAGAAGCAAAGACAGAAAAATTTGAAGAAAAAGGTAATTTCTTTAAATATGACTGGTAG